The following proteins come from a genomic window of Maniola jurtina chromosome 15, ilManJurt1.1, whole genome shotgun sequence:
- the LOC123872350 gene encoding splicing factor 3B subunit 4, with the protein MAAGPIAERNQDATIYVGGLDDRVSESLLWELFVQSGPVVNVHMPKDRVTQTHQGYGFVEFMGEEDADYAIKVMNMIKLYGKPVRVNKASAHQKNLDVGANVFIGNLDPEVDEKLLYDTFSAFGVILQTPKVMRDPETGNSKAFAFINFASFEASDAAIEAMNNQYLCNRPISVSYAFKKDVKGERHGSAAERLLAAQNPLSHADRPHQLFADAPPTIMGPMLMAPPLPPTPSPMPPPGPPMNARPPPPLPMAAPPPPPTSMPPPGPPPPPGPPPPPPPFHHFPPPPFGPPGFGPPPPPGARPPPPWRPPPPSFRPQFPPRGPPPFGHPPFPPHHPPEPNYNY; encoded by the exons ATGGCTGCGGGACCGATAGCCGAAAGAAATCAAG ATGCAACAATTTATGTGGGAGGTCTGGATGACAGAGTGTCTGAAAGTCTACTTTGGGAGCTATTTGTGCAATCTGGGCCAGTCG tGAATGTGCACATGCCAAAAGATAGAGTAACACAGACTCATCAGGGTTATGGATTTGTGGAGTTTATGGGCGAGGAGGATGCTGATTATGCtataaaa GTAATGAATATGATAAAACTTTATGGTAAGCCAGTGAGAGTGAATAAGGCATCAGCGCATCAAAAGAACCTTGATGTTGGTGCAAACGTGTTCATCGGTAACTTGGACCCTGAGGTTGATGAGAAGCTGCTGTACGACACATTCTCCGCTTTTGGGGTTATATTACAAACACCTAAG GTCATGAGAGACCCAGAGACCGGCAACTCGAAAGCCTTCGCCTTCATAAACTTCGCGTCGTTCGAAGCATCGGATGCCGCCATTGAAGCGATGAATAACCAGTACTTGTGCAACAGGCCCATATCTGTATCCTACGCTTTCAAGAAGGATGTTAAGGGAGAGAGACACGGTTCTGCGGCTGAGAG ATTACTCGCCGCCCAAAATCCGCTATCACATGCAGACCGTCCTCACCAGCTGTTTGCAGATGCGCCGCCAACTATCATGGGGCCAATGCTGATGGCGCCACCGCTGCCGCCAACGCCGTCGCCAATGCCACCGCCAGGCCCGCCAATGAACGCCAGGCCACCACCACCACTGCCGATGGCCGCACCCCCGCCACCACCAACTTCAATGCCACCACCGGGGCCTCCACCACCACCAGGCCCGCCTCCGCCACCGCCACCATTCCACCACTTCCCGCCTCCACCATTCGGGCCCCCTGGCTTTGGGCCCCCACCTCCACCAGGCGCGAGGCCCCCTCCACCGTGGAGGCCTCCGCCACCATCCTTCAGACCCCAATTCCCCCCACGCGGGCCACCGCCGTTTGGACATCCTCCGTTTCCCCCGCACCACCCGCCTGAACCAAACTATAACTACTAA
- the LOC123872339 gene encoding F-box/LRR-repeat protein 4, with translation MQSAADLLSSLLWFKEDSCTEDENDSQNNIIEQFVQNVEDFSSQYGSEISVSYTAFNLRGPPSNFPDYGDYPQAFVMRTYGTWWDEAPSVQKEYMPQNSSAIPSQDFVEVSFERAVYPLEVAVFETYNPGALIRIWALGPTSWILLWEGEPEYAGDTPRIFNPTIRQINFPTRILRLEFNHRLLPYYTELDAVLLKGRVPANLGNMKNTFAYSTLFYKKKPQPVLEKGMLLNKVLASNLHEKIGNPAILMQTDNLDTGPPLGDFQRLPDETILTVMKFLDMQSLCRCAQVNRHFRRLASDAILYRSIDLRPYWYCVRSQVLVTLSMRCKYLQKLDLSWCGSHCMIQPHYVVNFLKNSGAELTHLRMNCCKFVDNSVLRAIVDTSANLQELCLRSVVSCSEWSCIAALTKLKRLDLYRTHITTSAAVSIIWSNPGLQHLNVGSCKMISAMDEVALALGANCPDLMSVDFWKSYSLTAVGIRALGNCRNLQELDVGWCLQAGGSGEWLASLSGGEIRKLFLGALRGVCDRDLRVLLPKIPKLAQLDLLGVRAVTPDICSDILAECRELRLLDVSFCDQITESQVLEWRKQYPHVSIKRSFQAANLSAAPYALFLAPSFD, from the exons ATGCAAAGTGCTGCAGACTTATTATCTTCATTGTTATGGTTTAAAGAGGATTCTTGCACAGAAGATGAAAATGattcacagaataatataattgaacAATTTGTGCAGAATGTTGAGGATTTTAGTTCACAGTATGGAAGTGAAATAAGTGTGTCGTATACTGCATTTAATTTGCGTGGTCCGCCTTCAAATTTTCCAGATTATGGAGATTATCCTCAGGCCTTTGTTATG AGAACCTATGGTACTTGGTGGGATGAAGCCCCTTCAGTCCAAAAAGAATACATGCCCCAAAACAGCAGTGCTATTCCAAGTCAGGATTTCGTTG AGGTGTCATTTGAGAGAGCAGTCTACCCATTAGAAGTGGCAGTGTTTGAGACATACAACCCTGGAGCTTTGATCAGGATATGGGCGTTGGGACCTACATCATGGATCTTACTATGGGAGGGAGAGCCGGAATATGCTGGTGACACCCCAAGGATATTTAATCCAACAATCAGGCAGATAAACTTTCCTACCAG gaTATTAAGGTTAGAATTCAACCACAGACTACTGCCATACTACACAGAACTAGATGCAGTCCTGTTAAAGGGAAGAGTACCAGCAAATTTGGGCAACATGAAGAACACCTTTGCATATTCCACCTTATTTTACAAGAAGAAACCGCAGCCGGTTTTGGAAaaag ggATGCTGCTCAACAAAGTGTTAGCTTCAAATCTGCATGAGAAAATTGGTAACCCTGCCATACTGATGCAGACAGATAACCTCGACACGGGACCTCCGCTAGGCGATTTCCAGCGATTACCG GATGAAACAATACTAACGGTGATGAAATTCCTAGACATGCAGTCCCTGTGTCGCTGCGCGCAAGTCAACCGGCACTTCAGAAGACTGGCCTCAGACGCTATTCTCTACAGGAGTATAGACCTTAGGCCGTATTGGTACTGCGTGCGGTCTCag GTGTTAGTAACATTGTCGATGCGATGCAAATACCTACAAAAATTGGACCTGTCGTGGTGCGGAAGCCATTGCATGATTCAACCCCACTATGTTGTCAA TTTCCTAAAGAATAGCGGCGCTGAATTAACACACTTACGTATGAATTGCTGCAAGTTCGTGGACAATTCCGTGCTAAGAGCCATAGTTGACACCTCGGCCAATTTACAAG AACTATGCCTTCGTTCCGTAGTATCCTGTTCCGAGTGGTCCTGCATCGCCGCCCTTACGAAGCTAAAACGGCTGGACCTGTATAGAACCCATATAACGACATCTGCTGCCGTTTCCATCATCTGGTCCAATCCTGGACTACAGCACCTTAATGTTG GCTCCTGCAAAATGATCTCAGCAATGGATGAAGTAGCGTTAGCCCTGGGCGCCAACTGTCCAGATTTGATGTCAGTGGACTTTTGGAAGTCCTACTCCTTAACCGCAGTGGGCATACGAGCTCTGGGCAACTGCAGGAACCTTCAGGAGTTGGATGTTGGATGGTG CTTGCAAGCGGGCGGTTCGGGCGAATGGTTGGCATCGTTGTCAGGTGGTGAAATTCGCAAGCTGTTTTTGGGCGCCTTACGCGGTGTATGCGACAGGGACTTGCGGGTTTTGTTGCCGAAGATACCTAAATTGGCGCAACTCGACCTGCTCGGAGTGAGGGCTGTGACACCTGATATATGCTCAGA taTACTGGCAGAATGTCGCGAGCTTAGGCTTTTGGACGTCAGTTTCTGCGACCAGATCACAGAATCTCAG GTACTGGAATGGCGAAAACAATACCCACACGTTAGTATAAAGAGGTCCTTCCAAGCCGCCAACCTGAGCGCCGCTCCGTACGCGTTGTTCCTAGCGCCGAGTTTTGACTAA